In the genome of Burkholderiales bacterium, the window TGCTTTCAGCGTGCAGCAAAGACGCGGCGAAGCCCGCAATTCAGTCCGGCGACGTCGCGCCGGCAGTCAAAACCGAGGCGCCCGCGCCAGCGAAAGACGATAGCAAGGACGCGGCAGCCGCAACGCCGGAAGGCAAGGAGGTCAAGCCGGGCGATCCCGTTGCGGCTGCTGCTCCGAACGATCCGGTCGCGACCGTCAATGGCGTGGCGATTCCGCAATCGAAGCTCGAACTGATGGTCAAGGCGCGCGCCGCCCAGGGCCAGCCGGATACGCCCGAGCTTCGCGAAAATCTGAAAGAAGAGCTCATCACGCGCGAGATCATTGCGCAGGCCGCGAAGGAAAAAGGGCTCGACAACAATCCCGAAGTCGCGACCCAGTTCGACCTTTTGCGCCAATCGATCCTGATCAACGCCTATCTCGAGGATTACGCCAAGACGCATCCGGTCAACGACGAAACCATGCGCGAGGAATACGAGAAGGTGAAGACCGTGCAGGGCGACGTCAAGGAATACAAAGCGCGCCACATTCTGGTCGAGAACGAAAAGGACGCGAAGGACATCATCGCGCAATTGAAGAAAGGCGGCAGCTTCGAAAAGCTGGCGAGCGAAAAATCCAAAGACCCCGGCTCGAAAGCCAAAGGCGGCGACCTCGACTGGAGCACCACCGGAAATTACGTCGGCCCGTTCGGCGAT includes:
- a CDS encoding peptidylprolyl isomerase, whose product is MRLLAGVIAGGVLLLSACSKDAAKPAIQSGDVAPAVKTEAPAPAKDDSKDAAAATPEGKEVKPGDPVAAAAPNDPVATVNGVAIPQSKLELMVKARAAQGQPDTPELRENLKEELITREIIAQAAKEKGLDNNPEVATQFDLLRQSILINAYLEDYAKTHPVNDETMREEYEKVKTVQGDVKEYKARHILVENEKDAKDIIAQLKKGGSFEKLASEKSKDPGSKAKGGDLDWSTTGNYVGPFGDALKELKKGEYTQTPVQTQFGYHVIKLEDERPYKFPGFEEVKPQLQQGMQQHQREKAINELKAKAKIE